A window of Malania oleifera isolate guangnan ecotype guangnan chromosome 2, ASM2987363v1, whole genome shotgun sequence genomic DNA:
taaaaggtGCGAGGCATAGATGCGTGAATGTGTGGATCCCTTTGTTCAATTTATGTGTGGATCCCTTTGTCCAATCCCTGTCATCTGTCATGAGTGACGTGAAACCATGTTTGTAGACTTTTCTcagtttttctctcatttttttctcGGGAAAGTTAGActtttccatctctctctctctctccctctagtTCCCTTCTCATGTTCAACCCTTCCCAACATTTTTCTTCCATAATTTGGGTCTCATACTGCATGTagaattttgtttgtttttttattattattaacttGTCACCTTGTGTAAATTCCCCAACTAATGgcataaataatattttcctaAGTCATGTTTGCATTTTGTTTGAAAAGGCAAAGGAAAGGAAATGAGAAGGGAAataattttctattgtatttttcttttatgaaatattattaaaaatgaaagtttattttaatgtgataaaaaaaattaaaaaataaatattaattgcatgtaaaattaaaattttgttcaaagatttggaatatttttttctttttcacttttcttaATAATTAAACATTTAAATGTGAATTTGttgatattttttctttctttttcctagTATTTTCAGACTCCCATATAGAGGAAAAGAATATGATATGGTATCGGAAATGGATCGCCTCCTACCTATGGCTCAATTTGAGCATCCaatgaattaattttatatatcCTAAATAATATTTGTGTAAGAGTTCTGTAATTCAATTTAACTTTGGTGATCACATGTCTTTGTATACTTTCGGCACATGTACTCTATTTGATATTACTTATAAGCACACCTTTTTTTCAGTATGAGTTTAACTTGTTTTGTCCTATCGATTGTCTGGTTTGATGTCTCCTTGAGCTCGAGTTAGTGGAATCCAAACTTCGCAATTCCGATCAAAACCAATTAAGAGCCTAATgaaattattactttattatatgatataataataCTTAAATTTAAACATGTAACATTATTTCATAGGACGTTTATGCTTTTCATACAACTTATTTTTGAAGATGGAACAAAATAGGGAAAACAGTTTGAAATTTGGAGCGAAAATTgtaattaaatgtctaaattctctctctctctctctctctctctctctctctctcattggaatgcattaaaaaaattatttttcttattttcctacAAAAAACACTAATTAACAACAGTCTCTTTCACTCAAGTTTAATATTTTGGACAAATTTCCTTCTATCTATTTTGGGTCAAAATTCTAGAAGTTATAAATTACTTTGAAAAGAGACTGTCCATCTCTTCCATAGAATGGGTATTTCATGAATATGTATAAACATGTTTCTTCCACCGTCCAAGTTCTTGACTCTTTCCAAGTGAAGTCTCTAAAAGCAAAGTGATATAATGGTGGGCATGGCCCTTTTTTCTTGCTTTCCTTTGCCAAAGCTAAGTAATTGGGTCCCTCACAAAGCATAAATTAAAGTTAAAGCTATACACGTGTATAATGTAGAAGGGCAAAGTCAAGATTTTATAGGTGGCCGTTGACATCAAATTAAAAGCTTGACAATAAATACTCTTTAAAAAATTAGCAAGATATATTTGTTTAATGAATGTTAGAGTTTTTGTTTATAATTTACAAACCAATAAAATAAACTTGTTATAACAAGCAacattcattttcttttctttttctttttttattacataagaacttcagccaccaacaagtccttcggaccccctgatgtggcaccaaacctacggatcagcgacCTCCTCCTAGGTCTTATTGATCAAGTAAAGTCCGAAATGTGaacacggcttccgtgcatcagttggacattcAGCCAATccgacccccgggacacatctccattaccattcacGGTTTTCCGCTGACTCACAAAGAACTCTCACGATCCACAATCCCCCACTGACTCACAgaacgaactctcaccatccacggtctccattggctcacagagtaaattctcaccatccacaggtaccgctggctcTATGAGTGTATTTACTTGGAATTGAATCCTCGATGCTCTTTCTTACATGTTAATATTTTTCCACCGCATCATGCCCATAGGGGCACAACTTTCATCTTTTTTGAAGTTTGGTAAAATGACAAAAATCTTTCCTTAGGTTTTAAAAATGCGACAGACCTCTTCTGAGGTTTCAAAATTATCACAGACTTTTCCTAAAGTTTACTAAAAAGACACaagcattttctaaaaaatttatctttttgtaAAATTTGAAGGGAGATTTCATTAAGCAGAGTCGACCACTAGTAAAATGAGTTTGTTGTAttagtaaaataaataaacaaataatatatgtataatgttataaaaaaataaaaatatatatatatatattaaaggggaaaaaaaaaacactaacttttcctaaggtttggcaaaaagataagaatatttcttaaaattttaaatatttcaaggaccTCCCTAATCGGGGTTTTTAGAATTTCTTAAACCTCCTGAGAGTTTTCAAAAAGACACATATATattcttatattttataaaaaaaaataatttttttaaggtAAAACTATGCCTTTTTAGTAAATCTCATATGAAGTATgtgttaatttttaaattttaggagaggttaattcaatttttaaaatttcataaaggTTTATGTGATTTTACCAAACATCTAGATAGGCCTCCACTATTTGCCCtatattaaaataaatcaaagataatattaaaaaactattttttgttattttcctATAAGCTTTAGAAAAATGGGGGGGCTGCTCAATCATTACAGGCACAAAGCGTGCATCAGCCTGGAGGAGTCTGGTCAATTTATGATTAGACTTGTTTAATCATTACTGGCATGAGAAACGATTGATCAATTTATGATTTAGACTCGTAAATGAACTGACAATCTCTTAAACATCCAACACAACAGCCCTCCAAAATATATTTGTGTTGAGAACTTTACTTGTTAATTTATCTTGCATTGAAAATAGGTGATAGGTTTCATATATATGCATTGGGGAATgcaaaattaaaaatctaaattttagttAAGTTGGTGTAAAGTCAAGATATAaaactaattattttaattaactaACAGTTGGAGGGTCAAATGTACATTAGCACCAAAGGAATCTTTTGAAAACTCGATACATTTGATTTAGTACCAACTTGACATGTAAGTTTAATCTTATAGGTTATTGGGTTcaatccatgtatataagcacctatttttcattatattttttttaatatggaacaaactcacaagtagaattctcaataatctttccttcacttgtgagttccaaccatTCCCCTTCAAACAGAAgtactttttattattatgtgTGTCTAATTCGACCTCTCCTTCTTGAGCGAAAATTGTCTCTCTAATGGGAATAAGCTCAATTCGTACTAATTCTATTTGAATCCATCTATCACACCTAAATGATCTTTATTGGTCTTAGTCAGACACTTGATCCTCCAACAATTAGGACATTAGAAGAATTAGTTTCACACCTCGACTTTATAATGCTGCTTACCCTGAGTTACGAATTATCATCTTTGATGTCACTTCTTAGCCTCGAGGAAGTCTTTTTGAGAACTTACTATatatgagtgaacaccaacttaactCAAAAGGCTAAGCATGTTGGATCTTGAgtccaatcatgtatataagcacccattttttactttatttttcattatgaaacaaactcacaagtgaaattcttaacAATATATAATCAAGGTCGATAGAGATAATCTAAGTTTGGTAGATAGATTTACCTAGGAATAGTTTAGAGGCACATAAGACACGAGCATAAGTCACATCCACTTGAGCAACAGTTAAAAATTGAGTTTGCTCTCATGAGGGGACACTTTCCGCTCCAGGGGCAGAGTTCAAATTGAGCTCAAATGTCCATGCTTATGTTCCTGCAAAAGTAAACATGTAGAAAAGGAAGGGTGATGAGTGGACTTCCATAATTTTGTGCCTTTGTCCATGATTGTACGTTGACTCCTAGCTAGTAGTATAAAAAGTAATGGCTTATATTTAAAGGAAAATACTTCGAAAGCTTAATACTCACCCATATATATCAAGTCCATCAAAAGCCTCTTCCGATGCTACCACTTTAATCCATCTCCCTTAAAATAATATCCGGAGTTATTTATTTCTAGTTTGCACGTAATACAATTAGTTCACTTCAAATCCAGTAAGAAAGTAAGAATCTAAAACACCATGCCATCCCACGTTTTCCTATCATTAGGAAATTATAATTGAAAGAAAAATGATATCACTCTTACTTTGAACACGTGCATTAATTACATGTTAGGTATATAAAAATAGgattaattttatgattttacactcttcatttaaatttttttttattttttttattttatttcacaaaTTAAATATGACGAAACGAGATTTTAAAAAATCCTCCAATATCTCATAATAGCTGcccaaaaatattaataatagttTAAACAAACCTCTCTTataatttgacaaaaaaatactaatttttcctgagatttcaaaaaacCTAGAAACCTCCAATGAGATTtcaaaaaacccaaaaacctctgATAAGATTTCAAAAGTCTTGCAAACTTTTCTTGACATTTACGCTCCGtttggaacttagaaaatattaaagaaatgaaatgaaaatatcaagaaattcacattttaacaaaattttgattttacacatcattaatatttaatttttcttagttattaattatataaaaaataaacttcaatttttaataaaatttaatataaaaataaaatataatgaaaaatgagtttcctttttatttttctttcctttcttttttccaaataaaattttttttccaaaattaatttttgagacATTTAACTCCTCAAAAAATTTGTCTTTCTATAATATTTAAAGGAAAATTTGTATCCTTAGAAATAGGACTGTGAAATTCTTTAAATATAGGAGAGAtgtccttgaaatttttgaaagttTAAGAGAGGTGAGTATTTTTTTCTAAGCAAATTTCAAAGTCAATGCCTTTTATCCtaataatttgattaaaaaaatacaaCTCATATGCCATCCAAAGTTTGGGTACATTTTTTTGCATCTAATAATCTTTGAATAGAGATTAAATACTGCCTTCATATTCTAAACTCAGTAAATCAGTCTTGTTAACGTCTTAATTAGTGTTGAATTAACTCTaaccaaacaaacaaacaaacaaacaaaaaatattaCTACTGGTTATTTAATAAGAGGTTCATTTCATTCAAAAGTTTCGTTGAACATCTTGATCCTTAAAAAAATTACTCCGCTCCTTTCATAACACTCGCTCTCCTCGTATCCCAAACCTTATGTCACACATTAAGATAATTACCAAACGATTAAAATAATACAACTATGATATTGATTGCACTAATATATTTGGATCCAGTTGGTAAATTTAGACCTGTATTCAATATCTAACACATTAAACACTTAATTTTATTAAATGCCCTCAAAAGAATCATTTGTTACATATAATTgacaaaaaaaaacaataaaataaataaataaaagatccTTTCCCTTCATTCAAGTGTATTACTTAGTTCATACATAATACCACCAGGAAGAGGGAACGGCAGGAACagtaacaaaaaataaaaaggtgCTTTCCCTTCATTCATGAGGTAGATTATTCAGTTGACACAAACAAAACCAAGGTGGGGAAAGTGCAGGAACAGATCAAAATTCAGAGAAATGCCATGTGAAGGGCTCTTTAACCTAGCCCTTGTTCTTTGAATTTCAATAATATGGTTGCCTCAGAGAGCAGATAAGAACCATACCTAGTCCCAATGAGCTTCGACGAAATTCAAGAAAGACCAATAACCTTTCCTGTGGTGGTGTTGAGATCGATTTCGTAAAAGCAAGGCCTCGTTGGAAGCCCGGGCATTGTACTCATCGTTCCAACCAAAGGATAAATGAATCCAGCTCCAATGCTAGCCCTCACGTCTCTTATCGGTATTACAAATCCAGTTGGGGCTCCCTTCTCAGAAGCATTGTGGGAAAAGGAGTACTGTGTTTTTGCCATGCAGATTGGAAGACCAGAAAACCCCTGCCTGCTGTACATCTCAATCTGCTTTTCAGCCtgttaaaacaaaacaagaaGACCTAAATAGAACATTCAAAAAAATATGTCATGTTGTTTGTGCAATTTAACACTATTTGGCATTTCAGCACCAATTGGCATAATGGGGAAAAAGTATCCTGAAAACGGTAGTTGCAAAACCAAGTTTACAGTTGTGCTTGCAGTTGAAGAGAGCAGAGAATGGGAGGACAATGTTAACAGCAATTGTACACTTCTACAAACAGATTAAAGGCGGGTTAATTGTTTTCAGGATGCTAGTTCCAATACTTGGGCCAAAAGGTAGTTTCTTTTCCTTGAACAAAgcattttttttccacataacaGATCTTTGTTTACAAATTTTCCTTGCAACACAAACCTTAGGCAAACAATTTCCTGctatttagaaaattaaaaacatGGTATTCCAGTTCGACTTCAATGATTGCAAAAATTGATGTCCCGACCACATCTAAAACTGGGTTCACAGGGTTCAAGAGATTTTTTACCACATTTTTTCCTGTTACACTTAACCAATAATATCACATATGTAGAAAGTGGattgttaaaattaaaaaattcgaAGAGTTCACCTGCTCAGAGTATTCAACACCACTGGCACCATATGACTTTGCTATTGCTTCTATTTTCTCTTTTATGCTAATATCCAAGGAGTATAAAAATTTTAATGGGGCTGACACATTCTCGCATGCTCTTTGAACTGCAATGCCAAGGTCAACCTGAATATCATAATAAAATACCATCAGCTTGTCAGTAGAACACCAACTCTGGCAGATGGTGAGAAACACTATGCTTAACATGGCATGGACAAGGAtctcaaaacttaaaattcaattATGAGATGCAGCATATGGTTCTATCAACCAATTTCACAGGAAACAAAAATAGGCTAAACACAATATTCCTCACTTGATTGGGTAAGATATAATAGTAGTGGGACAGATTCACATGCCAGTTGTGATATAATATTTTAAGATGCAACGGCAGCAAATTAGAAGCTCTTGCCAGACCCAAAGAAAACCAATCTTAAGAAACAGCTGCTCATATCTTGACTTGAGATTGGAATGAAGAACCTGGTCTGGATTGTGGGAATTACTACTGAGAGACTTTTGCTGTGAGCCTCCTGTAAGAGCCTATTAGTCCACACAACACCAGGAAGCACTGCAGTATAGTTTTATGCATCACATGCTACCAAGGAGAATGTGGATGCATTCTCACCCCATGAAGAAGCTATAGTATTATCAAACAGGTGATTATGCACCACCATTCACATGTGAGATATTCTCCATTTGTTGATTCAGTCATTTTCAATGAGCTGTTATTTACACACAGGAGACTGTCTTATATTTGACATGGCTCCCATGTCATAGCCTTACCTCCACACTCGGTGAGGCTATTTCTTTAACTTGAATATGTGACATCGAGGTTTTAGTGTAACACCCTTGTCATTGGTCCAAGCTCACCccctaaaaattattaaatatgatacaagaaaaaataataataacaactagcAAAAGCATTTACCACACCCCTTCTTTTATCTTCTACTTCACTGTTCTATGTGCTTTTTACAGCCTAACCATATTCAGTTTTTTAACATTCCAAGAAAGAATTGTTCACTTGAACTGCTCACAAGCTAAATGTTAGAAAGGCATGACATAATGTGAAGTTGTAAACCTTGACTTGTGAAGCATAAGTTTTCTCAGTCTCTCATAAAATGCACAAACCTTTGAGGATTTGCGCATTTTCCAGATGCCTAAGTGCATTTATGCTTGCCCACCTCAAAACATACCTTAAGAATGCCTTATAAAACACTTTCTTCAGCATTGACATACTTGTGTACATGTTAGGTCAAATATATAAAATTCAGAAACAAGCCTTCACCAAGACTATGAAGGTGTGGTGTGTATGATGTCCCTTGTCCATTTCAAAGTGCGACACCTGTGAGTGTTTCATGACCACTAAGCATgattaaaaaatttcaaaggaataGTTTCAAACTGTGGTTGGACTGTCTTATCAGAGCAGCATAAAAAACCCGCAAAGTGGCCAGATGTATCCAACTGTgttttcaatttcttttctttttttaaaaggaaGAAGATTCATGGGCAAAGAATCTAAATTTCAATTAGAATAAATTACTTACCGCTCCTTTCCCACCATGTGCATGATGAGTGCAAATTACAGCATCATAAGCCCCAGCAGCAAATGCTGCATTTCTAACTGCATTCAGTTCAGCTTCTGAATCCGTCGAGAACATATTCACAGCAACGACAACATTCACACCATAAGCCTTTGTATTTGAAATATGTCTGGCCAGGTTCACACAACCAGCTTCTACCAAAGCCACATTCTCAGTTACGTATGCACGGTCAAGAGGCTTCCCAGCAACAACTTCTGGTCCACCACCATGCATCTTAAGGGCCCTTATCGTTGCCACAATTACAGCACACTGGGGTGTCAAACCACTGTATCGGCActttatattcataaatttctctGTTCCAATATCAGAACCAAAACCAGCTTCTGTTACCACAAAACCGCCTGGTCCCACCAGCTTTAGTGCAATCTTATCAGCCACAATAGATGAGTTCCCATGAGCAATATTTGCAAAGGGACCAGCATGAACAAGGACAGCAGTACCCTCTAGAGTCTGCATCAAAGTAGGGTTAATTGCATCCTTCATTAGCACTGTCAAAGCGCCTGCAACACCAAGATCATCAGCAGTTATAGGGTCCCCAGCCTTGCTATTTCCAATCACCATTTTCCCAAGCCTCTCTCTCATATCAGCTAGAGATGTCGTGAGGGCCAAAACTGCCATAATCTCACTAGCCACAGAAATATCAAATCCTGTTTCTCTCACCATACCTTTTTCTTCAGGACCCTGGCCAATACTGATCTTCCTCAAGAACCGATCGTTGACATCCATAACCCTCCTCCATGTGATAGAATCTGGATCAATATCAAGCCTAGCGAATTTCTTAACTTCTTCTGGAGTAAGATCCTCAGGCTTGGTCTTGGAAATACCAAGCTTCTTCAGACGCCTAAACATGATGTCACTAAAGCTCCGTTTCCCTTCTTTATTTGGTGGGCATAGACGGTTAAAGAGAGCCTTATCTGATTGGCTTGCCTCATGGAAAATTCGGGTATCAATGGCAGCAGCGAGAAGATTGTTTGCCGCCGTTATTGCATGAATATCCCCAGTAAGGTGAAGATTAAACTCATCCATGGGAATCACTTGACTGTAACCACCACCCGCTGCACCTCCTTTGATTCCAAAAGTTGGTCCCTGTGATGGCTGACGAAGGCAAGTAACAACCTAACAATGTGGAGAGAGAAAATTAATTACCAAGAATAAGAATACAGACATAAATAAGTACATCCACAGGTGCATGCGTTATATGTATGCAATCTTGAAATTTTGACATCAATGATCACCAATATGGAGAAATGTAACTGTGTTGCACCGATTGTTCAAACAAGGAAACATGAAAAACTGCTGCAAACTGTAAAGACAAATGCCTAATTTCTGCCAAGCAGGCCCAGATCCCAAATTTATGTCAACCACTGGAAACTATTATAGTTTTGGGTAGGATCTaaggattttaaaaataataataaataatataaagcTAATTTGAACGGTATCTCATGGAAAAAGAagttatcaaatattcaaaaattgaaaaaaaagaaCATTGAAGCAGGCTTTAACAAGCTCCGATCAAACTGTGTTTTGTTCTAGCAAAATCAAACAATAAAACATAAGGATTTCATTAATTGAGCACTTTATCATGAATCACTAGCAAGTGAATTGGACCAACCGATGCACCACACACTAGGGACACACCTATCCCAGAGCACTGACTAACACCTGACAGACTGTAAGGGTCTCCTTAGTGCtctgaaaataaaataatgattagACTTGGGTAATTTGCAAGCCAGCTGTGGAAGTTCACAAGTCAATTGAATCACATGATCAGCTAGTGTGTGGGTAAGCAGAAGACCATTAATGCCGGGGATGATAAATTTGAAGTAATAAGAATCAATTGAGAGATTCTGTTGTATCTTCAATAAAAAATGCAAATAATATGTTTCAGCACAGAAGCAAATGTTAACCAAAGGATGCAAGGAGTGGGACAGAGTTAAGGCCTAGAAAAAACTGGGTCATCCCAAATGGATACATGTGAGGGAAAGGTGATTTGGTTGGTATATTCATGCAATGCAGAATGGCCTGGTAGTCATGGGATTTTCTTTTTACAGTAGAGAGAAGAGGTAAGGCTGTGTCTGCCATGCTCTCTCTGGGACCTCCATTGCATGGGAACCTTGTACATTAGGTGTCACATTTTAGAGAAGTCGTGATTAAAGGGCACTAGGGGGGAGGTGGGGTACCAACCCATGCTCAAATCACCAAAAGTTTGAAAATCAACTAAGTTAACATTTACATCAACATCGCCTGTACCATCGTACCAAAAAGTAAAGGGCCCGTAACCATTTAGttgtgaaaattaattttcattttccattctagttttccaaaaaattacaaaaaaaaaaagttagctaaattttcatttttatataatttgtatgaattaaataaatgaacaacaataaaagGTTTAGGCACTATAACTTGTGGAAATAATTTaattttccatttctaattttttaaataattaaaaaaatgccaccttgttttctaattttccaaATTCATATAGAAAAATTGGAAagcatttttttattattttttgaatttctaactcttactttgcaTATGGGAGCGTAGAATTTGGATCTTCGACTTTGATTTGTGTGGATTATGAAttgagtttctttcaaatccacgtaaatccaaattcaagtccCAAAATCCATGATCTCAAATACtacttttataatttttgaaaaattgaaaaaacaagttgtcttttttgtaattattttgaatctagaaataaaaaatgaaaatctatttttcacatttaaacaaactatttattttctaccattttggtacgaatcttgaaaaactaaaaaataagttaaatttttttaattctttgaaaaattaaaatatagaaaataaaaaatgtgttCCACAATTAAACAAGCACTAACTATTTTAAGCCATCTATCTTTGATCAGCAAAAAAAGTTTTCCTCTCCCTCAAAGGTTCTCCTATTTCTCTTCTCCACCGAAAAAGGGAGGGGAGTAAGCTGTGCAGCCTCCCTACTCGATCCAGGATTTTATGCCAAACCAAGCCATAATTCTTGAGCAATTGAGTCATTTTGTGCCCAAAATAGACCCACCATTGACAGTGCAGCATCCCATAGCTCATTAGTCCAAGAGCAGCGAAGGAGAAGACGCTGGATAGTTTATCCTTGCTCTTTGTATAAAAAAGCTGAGTTCACCACAATATTCCCCTCCTTTTTTGCAAGTTGTCAATGGTGAGAATTCTCTCCCGTTATGACTGTAAAGGAATGTGACTTTTTTAGGACCTCCTGCTTTTTAAATTGCTTTGTAATAGGTCTGGCAGTCTCCCATGTTTCTTTTTTTGTGGTCTCCTTATTGTGACTAGTTACTATAGTTATTTAGGGTTACGGTTGTATGTCATTGTTGTGTTAGTAAGCGTGTGTTAGTGCGTGAGTTAATAAGGGTAAAATGGTCATCGTTATGTCTtgacatatatacatatatatagaaatatatatattataaatagagggagctA
This region includes:
- the LOC131149298 gene encoding formate--tetrahydrofolate ligase; this encodes MSSSSKSVRKLEVVSPVPADIDIANSVEPFHISEIAKDLNLIPDDYDLYGKYKAKVLLSVLDGLQGRADGYYVVVGGITPTPLGEGKSTTTVGLCQALGAFLDKKVVTCLRQPSQGPTFGIKGGAAGGGYSQVIPMDEFNLHLTGDIHAITAANNLLAAAIDTRIFHEASQSDKALFNRLCPPNKEGKRSFSDIMFRRLKKLGISKTKPEDLTPEEVKKFARLDIDPDSITWRRVMDVNDRFLRKISIGQGPEEKGMVRETGFDISVASEIMAVLALTTSLADMRERLGKMVIGNSKAGDPITADDLGVAGALTVLMKDAINPTLMQTLEGTAVLVHAGPFANIAHGNSSIVADKIALKLVGPGGFVVTEAGFGSDIGTEKFMNIKCRYSGLTPQCAVIVATIRALKMHGGGPEVVAGKPLDRAYVTENVALVEAGCVNLARHISNTKAYGVNVVVAVNMFSTDSEAELNAVRNAAFAAGAYDAVICTHHAHGGKGAVDLGIAVQRACENVSAPLKFLYSLDISIKEKIEAIAKSYGASGVEYSEQAEKQIEMYSRQGFSGLPICMAKTQYSFSHNASEKGAPTGFVIPIRDVRASIGAGFIYPLVGTMSTMPGLPTRPCFYEIDLNTTTGKVIGLS